Proteins from one Gemmatimonadaceae bacterium genomic window:
- a CDS encoding amidohydrolase family protein — MTLLRSRLFAAAALLAAASRAGAQPAAPGGPNAGLPLKTARTHTFTTSKGTWMSLDVSPDGQTLVFDLLGDLYTMPIAGGKATRITSGMAYDAMPRFSPDGKKIVFVSDRSGGDNLWTLSLDLKDTTQITRGNNNLYVSPEYTPDGKYIVASRSGGLGGAAKLWMYNVDGGSGLPLAITPTPAPTQKQLGAAFGANPRYIWYATRTGDWQYNAIGPQYQLAVWDRETGRATQMSTRFGSGARPALSPDGKWLVYATRFETKTGLMLRNLDTQQEEWLAYPVQRDDMESRAPMDAYPGYSFTPDSKAVVVTYGGEIWRVPVDRSAPTKIPFEAEVKLEMGPEVKFAYKVDTSATFIARQIRDGQPSPDGKQFAFVALDRIYVMSFADQKPVRVTTDARGEFNPVWSPDGKSLAFVTWEDAKGGQIMRADYDVKTKAWKTRALTSVAGLYTDLAWSPTGARIVASRAAAREMQEAGAAFFGPVASDLVWLPATGGAVTMIMPSGGLGNPHFTKDTARIFAYSPSAGLQSFRWDGTDIKTHLRVSGPMPPGAGNLDAALVEKESQISFGGRAARPLSNAMHLDELENNPTAPPAGLVLMSPVGDQALAMVGMDFYTITVPQIGATAPMVSVADPRSASVPVRKLNTIGGEFGSWAADGKKVHWSLANALFTYDLDRAKVVEDSLKADDKRKAALRADTTKAVKDSIARADSLAKADTTKKDPPGYKPAEIRVAVTGNRDLPKGVVVLRGGKAITMKGKEIIENADIVVTNQKITAIGARGSVTIPAGAKIIDVSGKVITPGWVDTHYHPQWLTPNVHNSQTWQYLATLAYGTTTTRDPQTSTTDFLSYSDRVENGEMVGPRIYTTGPGVFSAEPVRDLAHAKEILTRYAKYYDTKTLKMYMSGNRQQRQWIIMAAKELGIMPTTEGGLDQKLNITHGLDGYPGIEHTLPITPKYDDVFEWYKGTGVTNSPTLIVEYGGPFGEGWFYQSEDLLNDAKLRRFTHPVDFDTKVRRRGAGNAPGPAGFAVKEEYAMWQHAADLKNAVEKGARIGIGSHGQLQGLGMHWEMWLVGSGGMSNHDVLRSATIVGAEAIGLGSEVGSLEVGKFADLLVLEKDPLQNIRNTNTLSLVMVNGRLFDANTLDQVYPLAKPLARQPWAYTVPTAAAGIRP; from the coding sequence ATGACCCTTTTGCGATCCCGCCTGTTCGCGGCCGCGGCCCTGCTGGCCGCCGCCAGTCGCGCCGGCGCCCAGCCGGCGGCGCCCGGTGGGCCGAACGCCGGCCTCCCCCTCAAGACGGCGCGTACCCACACGTTCACCACGTCCAAGGGGACGTGGATGAGCCTCGACGTCTCGCCCGATGGGCAGACGCTGGTCTTTGATCTGCTCGGCGACCTCTACACCATGCCGATCGCCGGCGGCAAGGCGACGCGCATCACGAGTGGGATGGCCTACGACGCGATGCCGCGCTTCTCGCCCGACGGCAAGAAGATCGTCTTTGTGTCCGACCGCTCGGGCGGCGACAATCTCTGGACGCTGTCGCTCGACCTGAAGGACACCACGCAGATCACGCGTGGCAACAACAACCTGTACGTGTCGCCGGAGTACACGCCCGACGGCAAGTACATCGTGGCCTCGCGCTCCGGCGGGCTCGGCGGCGCGGCCAAGCTGTGGATGTACAACGTGGACGGCGGCAGCGGTCTCCCGCTCGCCATCACGCCCACTCCCGCGCCCACGCAGAAGCAGCTCGGCGCGGCCTTTGGCGCGAACCCGCGCTACATCTGGTACGCGACCCGCACCGGCGACTGGCAGTACAACGCCATCGGACCGCAGTACCAGCTGGCCGTGTGGGATCGCGAAACGGGGCGCGCCACGCAGATGAGCACGCGCTTCGGCTCGGGCGCCCGTCCCGCACTATCGCCCGACGGCAAGTGGCTCGTGTACGCCACGCGCTTCGAGACCAAGACGGGGCTCATGCTGCGCAATCTCGACACGCAGCAGGAAGAGTGGCTGGCGTATCCGGTGCAGCGCGACGACATGGAATCGCGCGCGCCGATGGATGCCTATCCGGGCTACTCGTTCACCCCCGACTCGAAGGCGGTGGTGGTGACCTACGGCGGCGAGATCTGGCGGGTGCCGGTCGATCGCTCGGCGCCCACGAAGATCCCGTTCGAAGCCGAAGTGAAGCTCGAGATGGGGCCGGAAGTGAAGTTCGCCTACAAGGTGGACACGTCGGCCACGTTCATCGCGCGGCAGATCCGTGATGGCCAGCCGAGCCCCGATGGCAAGCAGTTCGCGTTCGTGGCGCTCGATCGCATCTACGTGATGAGCTTTGCCGACCAGAAGCCGGTGCGCGTCACGACCGATGCGCGGGGCGAGTTCAACCCGGTGTGGTCGCCCGATGGCAAGTCGCTCGCGTTCGTCACGTGGGAAGACGCGAAGGGCGGGCAGATCATGCGCGCCGACTACGATGTGAAGACCAAGGCGTGGAAGACGCGCGCGCTCACCTCCGTCGCCGGGCTGTACACGGATCTGGCGTGGTCGCCGACGGGGGCGCGCATCGTCGCGAGCCGCGCGGCGGCGCGTGAGATGCAGGAGGCTGGTGCGGCATTCTTCGGTCCGGTGGCCAGTGATCTTGTGTGGCTCCCGGCCACGGGCGGTGCGGTCACGATGATCATGCCGTCGGGTGGGCTGGGCAATCCGCATTTCACGAAGGACACGGCGCGCATCTTTGCCTATTCGCCGAGCGCGGGGCTGCAGAGCTTCCGCTGGGATGGCACCGACATCAAGACGCACCTGCGCGTGTCGGGGCCGATGCCGCCGGGCGCTGGCAATCTGGATGCCGCGCTGGTCGAGAAGGAGTCGCAGATCAGCTTCGGTGGCCGCGCCGCGCGTCCGCTGTCGAATGCGATGCATCTCGACGAGCTCGAGAACAACCCGACGGCGCCGCCGGCTGGGCTGGTGCTGATGTCGCCGGTGGGTGATCAGGCGCTGGCGATGGTGGGGATGGACTTCTACACCATCACCGTGCCGCAGATCGGTGCCACGGCGCCCATGGTGAGCGTGGCCGACCCGCGCAGCGCGTCGGTGCCGGTCCGGAAGCTCAACACCATCGGGGGCGAGTTCGGGAGCTGGGCGGCCGATGGCAAGAAGGTGCACTGGTCGCTGGCCAATGCGCTCTTTACCTACGATCTCGATCGCGCCAAGGTGGTGGAGGACTCGCTCAAGGCCGACGACAAGCGCAAGGCGGCGTTGCGCGCGGATACCACGAAGGCGGTGAAGGACTCGATCGCCCGCGCGGATTCCCTTGCAAAGGCCGACACGACCAAGAAGGACCCGCCGGGCTACAAGCCGGCGGAGATCCGCGTGGCGGTGACCGGAAATCGCGACCTGCCGAAGGGCGTCGTGGTGCTCCGCGGCGGCAAGGCGATCACGATGAAGGGGAAGGAGATCATCGAGAACGCCGACATCGTGGTCACGAACCAGAAGATCACGGCGATCGGCGCGCGCGGCAGCGTGACGATCCCGGCGGGCGCCAAGATCATCGATGTGAGCGGCAAGGTGATCACGCCGGGGTGGGTGGATACGCACTATCACCCGCAGTGGCTGACGCCCAACGTGCACAACTCACAGACGTGGCAGTACCTCGCCACGCTGGCGTACGGCACGACCACCACGCGCGACCCGCAGACGAGCACGACGGACTTCCTGTCGTACAGCGATCGCGTGGAAAACGGCGAGATGGTCGGCCCGCGCATCTACACGACGGGCCCCGGCGTCTTCTCGGCGGAGCCGGTGCGTGACCTGGCGCACGCGAAGGAGATTCTGACGCGCTACGCCAAGTACTACGACACCAAGACGCTCAAGATGTACATGAGCGGCAATCGCCAGCAGCGGCAGTGGATCATCATGGCCGCCAAGGAGCTGGGGATCATGCCCACCACCGAAGGCGGGCTCGATCAGAAGCTCAACATCACGCACGGCCTCGATGGCTATCCCGGCATCGAGCACACGCTGCCGATCACGCCCAAGTACGACGACGTGTTCGAGTGGTACAAGGGCACGGGGGTGACCAACTCCCCCACGCTCATCGTGGAGTACGGCGGGCCGTTCGGTGAAGGCTGGTTCTACCAGAGCGAAGATCTCCTGAACGACGCCAAGCTGCGCCGCTTCACGCATCCGGTGGACTTCGACACCAAGGTGCGCCGCCGCGGCGCGGGCAACGCGCCTGGACCGGCCGGCTTTGCGGTGAAGGAGGAGTACGCGATGTGGCAGCACGCCGCGGACCTCAAGAACGCCGTGGAGAAGGGCGCTCGCATCGGCATCGGCAGCCACGGCCAGCTCCAGGGCCTCGGCATGCACTGGGAGATGTGGCTCGTGGGCTCGGGCGGCATGAGCAACCACGACGTCCTCCGCTCCGCCACGATCGTGGGCGCCGAAGCCATCGGCCTCGGCAGCGAAGTGGGCTCGCTCGAAGTGGGCAAGTTCGCCGACCTGCTCGTGCTCGAGAAGGACCCGCTCCAGAACATCCGCAACACGAACACGCTGAGCCTGGTCATGGTGAATGGGCGGTTGTTCGATGCGAATACACTGGATCAGGTATACCCATTGGCGAAGCCGCTCGCTCGGCAGCCGTGGGCGTATACGGTGCCGACGGCGGCGGCGGGAATCCGCCCGTAA
- a CDS encoding S9 family peptidase, producing the protein MRRPALLIAATLLAASTLSAQSRVLTTADYARAEKMLLPGTASLVTGALAQGSWLPDGRFTYRAREANGSDPLWVVDAKGVKTNCAGTPTPAACPAAPAAPPAFGGRRGGTPESLSPDGTKAVFIRNWNLWVRDVASGKESPLTQDGVKDYGYATDNAGWTHSDRPIVLWSPDSKKIATFQQDQRKVGDMYLVRTKVGHPELAAWKYPLPGDSIVTMIERVVIDMSGPTPKLVRFKMAPDQHRSSVCDHIACGGKLADAEWYPDGSKVAFLSNSRDHKVATLRVADATTGEVRDVLKEEVATQFESGDGDQNWRILPASNEVIWFSERSDWGHLYLYDLTTGQLKNQITSGVGTVTGIERIDAKTRTIWFTATGKEANRDPYFQHLYRATFNGKTQTLLTPDDGTHSINWSPDGARFVDTWSRPDLPPTSALRDGNTGKLIATLTTADISKLTATGWRPPTRIMVKSANGKWDLYGLLFTPTTLDSTKKYPIINYIYPGPQGGSVGSRAFSPARGDHQALAELGFIVVMIDGSGNPLRSKSFHDAYYGRMGDNTLPDQIAGMKELAAKYKFIDLDKVGIWGHSGGGFATADAMFRYPDFFKVGISESGNHDNRNYEDDWGERYHGLLVKNGATDNYTAEANQTYAKNLKGKLLLAHGTMDDNVPPDNTLLVVDALIKAGKDFDLLMIPNAAHGYGAAGNYMMRRRWDYFVTNLMGATPPKEYVIGGAR; encoded by the coding sequence ATGCGTCGTCCTGCTCTGCTCATCGCGGCGACCCTGCTCGCCGCCTCCACGCTCTCGGCTCAGTCGCGCGTCCTCACGACGGCAGACTATGCCCGCGCCGAGAAGATGCTGCTCCCCGGCACCGCCTCGCTCGTGACTGGCGCCCTGGCCCAGGGGAGCTGGCTCCCTGATGGCCGGTTCACCTACCGCGCCCGTGAAGCGAACGGCTCGGACCCGCTGTGGGTCGTCGACGCCAAGGGCGTGAAGACGAACTGCGCGGGTACGCCGACGCCGGCCGCCTGCCCCGCGGCACCAGCCGCCCCGCCGGCGTTCGGCGGCCGTCGAGGTGGTACGCCCGAGTCGCTCTCGCCCGACGGCACCAAGGCGGTATTCATCCGCAACTGGAACCTCTGGGTGCGCGATGTCGCGAGCGGCAAGGAATCGCCGCTCACGCAGGACGGCGTGAAGGACTACGGCTACGCCACCGACAACGCCGGCTGGACGCACAGCGACCGCCCCATCGTGCTCTGGAGCCCCGACTCCAAGAAGATCGCGACCTTCCAGCAGGATCAGCGCAAGGTCGGCGACATGTACCTCGTGCGCACGAAGGTCGGTCACCCGGAGCTCGCCGCCTGGAAGTATCCGCTCCCGGGCGACAGCATCGTGACGATGATCGAGCGCGTCGTGATCGATATGTCCGGCCCGACGCCCAAGCTCGTGCGCTTCAAGATGGCCCCCGATCAGCACCGCAGCTCGGTGTGCGACCACATCGCGTGCGGGGGCAAGCTGGCCGACGCCGAGTGGTATCCGGATGGCAGCAAGGTGGCGTTCCTGTCCAACTCGCGCGATCACAAGGTGGCCACGCTGCGCGTCGCGGATGCGACGACGGGTGAGGTGCGCGACGTACTCAAGGAAGAAGTCGCCACGCAGTTCGAAAGCGGCGATGGCGACCAGAACTGGCGCATCCTGCCAGCGAGCAACGAGGTGATCTGGTTCTCCGAGCGGAGCGACTGGGGGCACCTCTATCTGTACGACCTCACGACCGGCCAGCTCAAGAATCAGATCACGAGCGGGGTCGGCACCGTGACCGGCATCGAACGGATCGACGCGAAGACGCGCACGATCTGGTTCACGGCCACGGGCAAGGAAGCGAACCGCGATCCGTACTTCCAGCACCTGTACAGGGCCACCTTCAACGGCAAGACGCAGACGCTGCTCACGCCCGATGACGGCACGCACAGCATCAACTGGTCGCCGGACGGCGCCCGCTTCGTGGACACCTGGTCGCGCCCCGACCTGCCGCCCACGTCGGCCCTCCGCGACGGCAACACCGGCAAGCTGATCGCGACGCTGACCACCGCGGACATCTCCAAGCTCACCGCCACCGGCTGGCGCCCGCCCACGCGCATCATGGTCAAGAGCGCGAACGGCAAGTGGGACCTCTACGGCCTGCTGTTCACGCCGACCACGCTCGACTCGACCAAGAAGTACCCGATCATCAACTACATCTATCCGGGCCCGCAGGGCGGCTCGGTGGGGAGCCGTGCGTTCTCGCCGGCGCGTGGTGATCATCAGGCGCTCGCCGAACTCGGCTTCATCGTGGTCATGATCGACGGCAGCGGCAACCCGCTCCGCTCGAAGAGCTTCCACGACGCGTACTACGGCCGGATGGGTGACAACACGCTCCCCGACCAGATCGCCGGCATGAAGGAGCTGGCGGCCAAGTACAAGTTCATCGACCTCGACAAGGTCGGCATCTGGGGCCACTCCGGCGGCGGCTTTGCCACCGCCGACGCGATGTTCCGCTACCCGGATTTCTTCAAGGTTGGCATTTCGGAGAGCGGCAATCACGACAACCGCAACTACGAAGACGACTGGGGCGAGCGCTACCACGGCCTGCTCGTGAAGAACGGCGCGACCGACAACTACACCGCCGAAGCGAACCAGACGTACGCGAAGAACCTCAAGGGCAAGCTGCTCCTCGCGCACGGCACGATGGACGACAACGTGCCCCCCGACAACACGCTGCTGGTCGTGGACGCGCTGATCAAGGCGGGGAAGGACTTTGACCTGCTGATGATCCCGAACGCCGCGCACGGCTACGGCGCGGCCGGCAACTACATGATGCGGCGGCGCTGGGATTACTTCGTGACCAACCTGATGGGGGCGACGCCGCCGAAGGAGTATGTGATCGGCGGGGCGCGGTAG
- a CDS encoding S8 family serine peptidase, with protein sequence MKRSALVLIGGSLTLAACRSDLPTAVAPGHQAPSFAANPSPSGRYIVAYRDEVEDDEDEDDRQEQALGFKTRHRYNSALKGFAADLTPSAADALARNPRVKYVVPDLKATIAEAGTRTLTGSQWGLDRLDQQSTATRDNLYGYQNQGDGVEVYILDTGIRYTHQEFGGRALSLYDYVDLDADAQECHGHGTHVAGTVGGATVGVANKVTLYGVRVLDCMGSGSFSGIIAAIDSVTKRKQARPNIPMVGNMSLGGAGVYQPVLDAIARSTAAGVVWAIAAGNSNVDACTTSPAAAPSALTVGAANGADTRSSFSNWGSCVDLFAPGEGIWSSTKTADNSYESWAGTSMATPHVAGVAALYLAANPTASAAQVNAAVIGGATANVITDPMGSPNRLLYSLISGAAVAPPPLASFTLSVTTTGTGAGSVTGAGIACGTAGTDCSETITQGGTITLTAAPAAGSTFAGWSGSCTGTSATCTVSMSAAQSVTANFATVVPTHVGDLEGAVTGTSKSSWSASFSVTVHSEAHAAVSGAIVSVSFSGSTSGNTSCTTGSTGRCTINRSNIRGTSGSVTFRVTGISKAGTQYVASQNHDANGNSNGTQFTVTR encoded by the coding sequence ATGAAGCGTAGTGCTCTTGTTCTGATCGGTGGCAGCCTGACGCTGGCCGCGTGCCGCAGCGACCTGCCGACGGCCGTGGCGCCCGGACATCAGGCGCCGTCGTTCGCCGCCAATCCCTCCCCCTCGGGTCGCTACATCGTCGCATACCGCGATGAGGTGGAGGATGACGAGGACGAGGATGATCGCCAGGAGCAGGCGCTCGGCTTCAAGACCCGCCATCGGTACAACAGCGCACTGAAGGGCTTCGCTGCCGATCTCACGCCGAGCGCGGCCGACGCGCTGGCGCGCAATCCGCGCGTGAAGTACGTGGTGCCTGATCTGAAGGCCACGATCGCGGAGGCTGGCACGCGCACGTTGACCGGATCGCAATGGGGCTTGGATCGCCTCGATCAGCAGTCCACGGCGACGCGTGACAATCTCTACGGCTATCAGAACCAAGGCGATGGCGTGGAGGTCTATATCCTCGACACCGGGATTCGCTACACGCATCAGGAGTTCGGCGGCCGTGCGCTCAGTCTGTACGACTACGTCGACCTCGACGCCGATGCGCAGGAATGTCACGGGCACGGCACGCACGTCGCCGGCACGGTGGGTGGAGCGACGGTGGGTGTCGCCAACAAGGTGACGTTGTATGGCGTACGCGTCCTCGACTGCATGGGCAGCGGTTCGTTCTCCGGGATTATCGCGGCGATCGACAGCGTGACCAAGCGGAAGCAGGCACGCCCGAACATCCCGATGGTCGGCAACATGTCGCTGGGTGGCGCGGGGGTGTATCAGCCCGTGCTCGACGCCATTGCCCGCTCGACGGCAGCCGGTGTGGTGTGGGCGATCGCGGCCGGCAACAGCAATGTCGATGCGTGCACGACGTCGCCGGCGGCGGCGCCGAGTGCGCTCACGGTGGGCGCGGCGAATGGCGCGGACACGCGTTCGAGCTTCTCGAACTGGGGGAGCTGTGTGGATCTGTTCGCCCCGGGTGAGGGGATCTGGTCATCCACGAAGACGGCCGACAACAGCTACGAGAGCTGGGCGGGCACGTCGATGGCCACCCCGCATGTGGCTGGCGTGGCGGCACTGTACCTCGCGGCGAATCCGACCGCCTCGGCGGCCCAGGTGAATGCGGCGGTGATCGGCGGCGCGACGGCCAATGTGATCACGGATCCGATGGGGAGCCCGAACCGCCTGCTGTACAGTCTCATCTCAGGCGCTGCCGTGGCACCGCCGCCGCTGGCCTCCTTTACGCTCTCGGTGACGACCACGGGGACGGGCGCGGGCAGTGTGACCGGGGCGGGCATCGCGTGCGGGACGGCCGGTACCGATTGCAGCGAGACGATCACGCAGGGTGGCACCATCACGCTGACCGCGGCGCCGGCGGCCGGTAGTACGTTCGCGGGCTGGAGCGGCAGCTGCACGGGAACGAGCGCGACGTGCACGGTCTCGATGTCGGCGGCACAGTCGGTCACCGCCAACTTCGCCACCGTGGTGCCGACGCACGTCGGCGATCTGGAGGGCGCGGTGACCGGAACCTCAAAGAGCAGCTGGTCGGCCTCCTTCAGCGTGACCGTTCACTCGGAGGCGCACGCGGCCGTCTCGGGGGCCATCGTGAGTGTCAGCTTCAGCGGCTCGACGAGCGGCAATACGTCCTGTACGACGGGATCGACCGGCCGGTGCACGATCAACCGCAGCAACATCCGTGGCACGTCCGGCTCCGTCACGTTCCGCGTGACCGGCATCAGCAAGGCGGGCACGCAGTACGTGGCCAGCCAGAACCACGACGCCAACGGCAACAGCAACGGGACCCAGTTCACCGTGACCCGCTGA
- a CDS encoding DUF423 domain-containing protein has protein sequence MDRLFLTIGAWSAGISVAAGAFGAHALREKLEPRLLEVFETGARYQMYHALALLAVSYVISRFPGSLANTAGWLFVAGTVLFSGSLYAMAFTGVRALGAITPLGGVCFIAGWVCLGLAARS, from the coding sequence ATGGATCGTCTGTTCCTCACGATCGGCGCCTGGTCGGCCGGTATCTCGGTGGCCGCCGGCGCGTTCGGTGCGCACGCCTTGCGCGAGAAGCTCGAGCCGCGTCTGCTCGAGGTGTTCGAGACGGGGGCGCGCTACCAGATGTACCACGCGCTGGCGCTGCTGGCGGTGAGCTACGTGATCAGCCGCTTTCCCGGCTCGCTGGCGAACACCGCCGGCTGGCTCTTTGTGGCGGGCACGGTGCTCTTCTCGGGCTCGCTCTACGCGATGGCGTTCACCGGCGTGCGCGCCCTCGGCGCTATCACGCCGCTCGGCGGCGTGTGCTTCATTGCCGGATGGGTGTGCCTGGGGTTGGCCGCTCGTAGCTAG
- a CDS encoding sulfite exporter TauE/SafE family protein: MLLANPSIGQLSVIALVSAVGGAVNSIAGGGTLLTFPALLGLGVPPVAANATSTVALWPGSFASMMGYRRELPGIRKWALGLAIPSILGGMSGAALLLRTSDERFRSIVPWLVFGATVLFAVQGPFMKWLRRRMDMPHETPISPTAAMITVQFLVAIYGGYFGAGAGIVMLGMFGLMGLTNIHQMNGLKNFNGICFNGVAAITFATMGLVNWPIAAVMTLGSTVGGFAMSHTAQRVPQSWVRAAVSVIGFASAVWLFVKR, from the coding sequence ATGCTCCTCGCCAATCCCTCCATTGGTCAGCTCAGTGTGATCGCGCTGGTGTCCGCCGTGGGCGGCGCCGTGAACTCGATTGCGGGGGGCGGCACCCTGCTCACGTTCCCCGCCCTGTTGGGGCTGGGGGTGCCGCCTGTGGCCGCGAATGCCACCAGCACCGTGGCGCTCTGGCCCGGCTCCTTCGCGAGCATGATGGGGTATCGGCGCGAACTCCCGGGGATCCGGAAGTGGGCGCTGGGGCTCGCCATTCCGAGCATTCTGGGCGGCATGAGCGGCGCCGCGCTGCTGCTGCGCACGAGCGATGAACGCTTTCGCAGCATCGTGCCGTGGCTGGTGTTCGGGGCCACGGTGCTGTTCGCCGTGCAGGGGCCATTCATGAAGTGGCTGCGGCGGCGCATGGACATGCCGCACGAAACGCCGATCTCCCCCACCGCCGCGATGATCACGGTGCAGTTTCTGGTGGCGATCTACGGCGGCTACTTCGGCGCCGGCGCCGGCATCGTCATGCTCGGCATGTTCGGCCTCATGGGGCTCACGAACATCCACCAGATGAACGGCCTCAAGAACTTCAACGGCATCTGCTTCAATGGCGTCGCGGCGATCACGTTCGCCACGATGGGGCTCGTCAACTGGCCCATCGCGGCGGTGATGACGCTGGGCTCCACCGTGGGTGGATTCGCGATGTCCCATACGGCGCAGCGCGTACCCCAAAGCTGGGTACGCGCTGCGGTGTCCGTCATTGGCTTTGCGTCAGCGGTGTGGCTGTTCGTGAAGCGCTGA
- a CDS encoding alpha-L-fucosidase, producing MPVFPTRRDVLRQLAAASATSLCWPAMARADRLIAGTTDLFRGRPRPTKAQLAWQRDELALFVHFGVNTFSDREWGDGKESPASFNPTALDARQWARAAKAAGAKAMILTAKHHDGFCLWPTRTTTHSVASSPFRGGSDDVVREFVDACRAEALRPGLYCSPWDRNHPTYGDSPRYNDVYIAQITELLTQYGPLAEVWFDGANGEGPNGKKQVYDWPRVWSTVRKLQPNAVMFSDAGPDVRWIGNERGVAGETCWSTIRPESVPYIGAGGDDVIDALQHGHADGSVWRPGETDVSIRPGWFYHAAEDAKVRSPENLADLFFTSVGRNSKLLLNVPPTREGLFHRVDVERLAGMRATLDARFANALTPRQEQWHRRDNMSATLTQLFASPQRLRTIDLRESIEDGQRVSRWTLRTLGAASRVIAQGSTIGYRALRRVDVSEVSGIELAIETVEPPKRVQMMTYA from the coding sequence ATGCCTGTTTTTCCCACCCGGCGCGATGTCCTGCGCCAGCTCGCGGCCGCCTCGGCCACGAGCCTCTGCTGGCCCGCGATGGCGCGGGCCGACCGGCTGATCGCCGGCACCACCGACCTGTTCCGCGGCCGCCCGCGCCCCACCAAAGCCCAGCTCGCGTGGCAACGCGACGAGCTCGCGCTGTTCGTGCATTTCGGGGTCAACACCTTCTCCGATCGTGAGTGGGGCGACGGCAAGGAATCGCCGGCCAGCTTCAATCCCACCGCACTCGACGCGCGGCAGTGGGCGCGCGCGGCCAAGGCCGCGGGGGCCAAGGCGATGATCCTGACGGCCAAGCACCACGATGGCTTCTGCCTCTGGCCGACCAGGACCACCACGCATTCCGTCGCCTCGAGCCCGTTTCGCGGAGGCTCCGACGATGTGGTGCGCGAGTTCGTGGACGCCTGTCGCGCCGAAGCGCTGCGGCCTGGGCTCTACTGCTCCCCGTGGGATCGCAATCACCCGACATATGGGGATTCGCCCCGCTACAACGACGTCTACATCGCGCAGATCACCGAGCTGCTCACGCAGTACGGTCCGCTCGCCGAAGTCTGGTTCGACGGCGCAAACGGCGAAGGGCCGAACGGCAAGAAGCAGGTCTACGACTGGCCGCGGGTGTGGAGCACGGTGCGCAAGCTGCAGCCGAATGCGGTGATGTTCTCCGATGCGGGGCCTGACGTGCGCTGGATCGGCAATGAACGGGGCGTGGCGGGTGAGACGTGCTGGAGCACCATTCGCCCGGAGTCGGTGCCGTACATCGGCGCCGGCGGCGACGATGTCATCGACGCCTTGCAGCATGGGCATGCCGACGGGTCGGTGTGGCGGCCGGGCGAAACCGACGTGTCGATTCGTCCCGGCTGGTTCTATCATGCCGCCGAAGATGCCAAGGTCCGCTCGCCGGAGAATCTTGCCGACCTCTTCTTCACGAGCGTGGGGCGCAACAGCAAGCTGCTGCTCAACGTCCCGCCGACGCGTGAGGGGCTCTTTCACCGCGTGGATGTGGAGCGCCTGGCCGGCATGCGGGCCACGCTCGACGCCCGGTTCGCGAATGCGCTGACGCCGCGGCAGGAGCAGTGGCATCGCCGTGACAACATGTCGGCGACGCTGACGCAGCTGTTCGCCTCGCCGCAGCGGCTCCGCACCATCGACCTGCGCGAAAGCATTGAGGATGGGCAGCGGGTGTCGCGGTGGACGCTGCGCACACTTGGTGCGGCCTCGCGCGTGATCGCGCAGGGGAGCACGATCGGGTATCGCGCGCTCCGCCGCGTGGATGTCTCCGAGGTGAGCGGGATCGAGCTGGCAATCGAGACGGTGGAGCCGCCCAAGCGCGTGCAGATGATGACGTACGCGTAA